Proteins from one Bombus affinis isolate iyBomAffi1 chromosome 1, iyBomAffi1.2, whole genome shotgun sequence genomic window:
- the LOC126920896 gene encoding poly(A)-specific ribonuclease PARN-like, producing the protein MEVTSLNFQEVLVELDEVIKNGTFLAIDGEFTGLNSGPDAGAFDTPAQYYAKLRSGSMDFLLIQFGLSVFTFNTQTQKYNQRSYNFYVFPRPLNRTATDLRFMCQTSCMSFLASREFDFNKLFKLGIPYLTASEEEKLIKRLEEKQKIRDETEILPISDVERPQIEDICRKMDEFITSEEEELVIDKCSAFIRRLVYQEAKLRWPNKLRIESRVENFGCSLVVQRLGTKKEEEQREIEKREREREEIQHAVGLSILMRKISDSGKLLVGHNMLLDLCHIIHQFFGYLPESYLEFKSLLHDLFPRILDTKIICHSQQFKENVPSSNLGILLETVSKSPFKITEVEPIDDRSYSTLAEKCHEAGYDAYITGICFIALSNYLGSLQNPKVPIVLSDSSLLDPFLNKLLIARLKDIPYINLVGEDPNPNRDHILHITFPKEWRFNDISQLFSPFGGVHVSWLNDTSAYIGLHRRDQVNAVMKILGKTNTYKIQRYADYQASLGVIVGAGDRKRKLSSHEAVSPKKGENSVPTNGVKTTKDDDGWEVATGKRRRKRKDRTDVGDARKTKQKFPEADSWE; encoded by the exons ATGGAAGTGACTTCTTTGA aTTTTCAAGAAGTCCTTGTGGAATTGGACGAAGTTATAAAAAATGGAACATTCCTTGCCATTGATGGTGAATTCACAGGACTGAACTCAGGGCCTGATGCTGGTGCCTTTGACACACCTGCTCAGTATTATGCAAAATTGAGATCGGGATCAATGGATTTTCTTCTCATACAATTTGGCCTTTCTGTATTTACATTCAATACACAAACTCAAAA GTACAATCAACGGTCATACAATTTTTATGTTTTCCCACGACCCCTAAACCGTACAGCTACCGATTTGAGATTTATGTGTCAGACATCTTGTATGTCGTTTTTAGCATCGCGAGAATTCGACTTCAATAAACTTTTCAAATTAGGCATTCCTTACTTAACAGCAAGCGAAGAAGAAAAATTGATCAAACGATTGGAGGAAAAGCAAAAGATAAGGGATGAAACAGAGATTTTGCCTATTTCGGATGTTGAGAGGCCTCAGATCGAAGATATttg TAGAAAGATGGATGAATTCATCACTTCTGAAGAAGAAGAACTAGTGATCGATAAGTGTAGTGCTTTTATCAGACGACTAGTTTATCAGGAAGCAAAGCTGAGGTGGCCAAATAAATTGAGGATTGAAAGTAGAGTGGAGAATTTTGGATGTAGTCTCGTTGTACAAAGATTAGgaactaaaaaagaagaagaacaaaGGGAGattgaaaaaagagagagagaaagagaagaaattcAACATGCAGTTGGATTAAGTATACTCATGAGAAAAATTTCAGATTCT gGAAAGTTATTAGTTGGTCATAATATGTTATTAGATCTCTGTCATATAATACATCAATTTTTTGGATATTTGCCAGAATCATATTTGGAATTTAAGTCTCTTCTTCATGATCTATTTCCAAG aattttagaTACAAAAATAATTTGCCATTCGCAGCAATTCAAGGAAAATGTACCATCGTCGAATTTAGGTATATTGCTAGAAACAGTTAGTAAATCACCGTTTAAAATTACAGAAGTGGAACCTATCGATGACAGAAGTTATTCAACGCTGGCAGAAAAATGTCACGAGGCCGGTTACGATGCATATATAACTGGAATATGTTTCATTGCATTGTCTAATTATCTTG GTTCCTTACAAAACCCCAAAGTGCCGATAGTTTTATCGGATTCATCATTACTCGACCCTTTTCTAAACAA acTCCTCATAGCAAGATTGAAAGATATTCCGTATATAAACCTTGTCGGAGAAGATC CTAATCCAAATAGAGatcatatattacatataacatTCCCAAAAGAGTGGAGGTTTAATGATATATCTCAATTGTTTAGTCCATTTG GAGGTGTGCATGTGTCATGGTTAAATGACACGTCTGCATACATAGGACTACACCGTCGAGATCAAGTTAACGCAGTAATGAAAATTCTAGGTAAAACGAATACCTATAAGATTCAAAGGTATGCTGATTATCAAGCTTCTCTAGGGGTGATCGTTGGCGCAGGAGATCGTAAACGGAAATTATCCTCGCATGA GGCTGTCTCGCCGAAGAAAGGGGAAAACTCCGTGCCAACGAACGGCGTGAAGACTACTAAGGACGACGATGGCTGGGAAGTAGCCACAG GGAAACGACGCCGGAAGCGGAAGGACCGTACGGACGTAGGTGATGCACGAAAAACGAAGCAGAAATTCCCTGAGGCTGACTCTTGGGAATAG